One Psychrosphaera aestuarii DNA window includes the following coding sequences:
- a CDS encoding phosphate ABC transporter substrate-binding protein: protein MKKITVALIATLFSFQTLAVNIVVHPSNTDALDKASISRIFLGKAKSFPGGGAATPVDQAEGAAVTDEFNDKVLSRSASQLKAYWSKLVFTGKGTPPKKLDSDAAVIDMVSKNPDMIGYIQGDGGGAVKVVASF from the coding sequence ATGAAAAAAATTACTGTAGCTCTTATAGCAACATTATTTAGCTTTCAAACCTTGGCGGTTAATATTGTCGTTCACCCGTCAAATACAGATGCACTTGATAAGGCTTCCATATCACGTATCTTTTTAGGAAAAGCTAAGTCATTTCCTGGCGGTGGCGCAGCAACGCCCGTTGATCAGGCCGAAGGTGCAGCGGTAACAGACGAATTTAACGATAAAGTGTTAAGTCGTTCGGCCAGTCAGCTCAAGGCCTACTGGTCAAAGCTTGTATTTACTGGAAAAGGCACACCACCTAAAAAGTTAGATAGTGATGCAGCTGTAATTGACATGGTTTCTAAAAACCCTGACATGATCGGTTATATTCAAGGTGATGGCGGCGGTGCGGTCAAAGTGGTCGCTAGCTTTTAA
- a CDS encoding porin, which produces MKKVLQLGFPIGLIALSTASFTANADIRFNGFASIVAGQTLSDNETYLGYDNDLSFKNESLFALQAVADLGEGLSATAQIVSQGSDNFNTEFAWAYISYEASDYTTVRAGRLRIPFYLYSDYLDVGYAYPWVRPANAMYNLPFNNYDGVSVVHNKLVGDWDFSFNFLYGELSDTFFEDTTPTDGSLNNIFGLATSFTKNWFSGYFTFIQGEVDIPVAGIESFASLAQALGASQSAADELRINGDTGTFIGAGFNIDYEKWSIIGEYSQNGTDNSILQEDDKGGYISFGYRVSDSTMPYLLLETFETSANSSIAAGLPNVTIPALGTAFDGAPLRAAAQSVINQTNRNEYTSTSVGVRYNFHPSAAFKVQYTMTDNDYNDAWDADTIAFAVDVVF; this is translated from the coding sequence ATGAAAAAAGTATTGCAACTTGGTTTTCCAATCGGGCTTATCGCCTTATCGACTGCCAGCTTTACCGCTAACGCAGATATACGCTTTAATGGGTTCGCTTCGATAGTTGCTGGTCAAACGCTTAGTGATAACGAAACTTATCTGGGTTATGACAACGACTTATCGTTCAAAAATGAATCTTTATTTGCGCTACAAGCTGTAGCGGATTTAGGCGAAGGGTTATCAGCAACAGCGCAAATAGTGTCACAAGGAAGCGATAACTTTAACACCGAATTTGCCTGGGCCTACATTTCTTACGAAGCGAGTGATTACACTACAGTTCGCGCAGGTCGTTTAAGAATACCGTTTTATTTGTATTCTGATTATCTAGATGTTGGTTATGCATACCCATGGGTAAGACCGGCTAATGCTATGTACAATTTACCATTTAATAATTATGACGGGGTCAGCGTCGTTCATAATAAACTCGTTGGTGACTGGGACTTTTCATTTAACTTCTTATACGGTGAACTTTCAGATACCTTCTTTGAGGATACAACTCCAACAGACGGCTCGTTGAATAATATTTTCGGGTTAGCTACTAGTTTTACAAAAAACTGGTTTAGTGGTTATTTTACTTTCATTCAAGGTGAAGTGGATATCCCAGTTGCCGGAATAGAGTCTTTTGCTTCGTTGGCTCAAGCGTTAGGTGCATCACAGTCAGCTGCTGATGAACTTAGGATCAATGGGGACACAGGTACCTTTATAGGTGCTGGCTTTAATATTGATTATGAGAAATGGTCAATAATTGGTGAGTACTCGCAAAACGGTACGGATAACTCGATACTTCAAGAAGATGACAAAGGTGGTTACATTAGCTTTGGTTACCGTGTTTCTGATTCAACCATGCCTTACCTGTTACTCGAAACCTTTGAAACTAGCGCTAACTCTAGTATTGCGGCGGGCTTACCAAACGTTACAATTCCGGCTTTAGGAACTGCCTTTGATGGCGCACCTTTACGTGCAGCTGCTCAAAGTGTTATTAACCAAACTAACAGAAATGAATATACATCTACCTCTGTTGGTGTTCGCTACAACTTCCATCCAAGCGCTGCATTTAAAGTCCAGTACACTATGACTGATAATGATTACAACGATGCATGGGATGCAGATACTATTGCGTTTGCTGTAGACGTTGTATTTTAA